The window AATAAAAATCCACAGCCGCCTTTTTTCTTTTGGTTTATTTATGCTATAATAAAAATATCTAAATATTATAAATAAATTTATGGCAAAAAAAAATATAATAGAGGAGGAGCCTCTAATTAAAAAACACCACTTAGATATAAAAATTATTGTTTTCGCGATTATCGCTATTATTCTTTGCGCGATTTTTTATATTTTGGCGCTAACACCGACAAACAAAAAAACAGTTCAAATCAGCAATAATAAAAATTCAAATCAAGCGCAAAATAATAAAACAAATATTAACAACGCAGCTGATATTTTAGCAGATCAGTCAAAAATTAAAAAAATCAAAGACTATGACGAGCTAAAAGATTTTTTGCTTTCAAAGGAAACTCATTATCAGGGAGGAAATATGATAATGGAAAAATCAATGATGCTTAGAGCTCCAGCTGGCATGGGCGGAGAAATGCTGGATAGCGCGATGGCGACAGAAGCAGATTCAAACGATTATTCAGAAACAAATATTCAAGTTGAAGGCGTTGATGAAGCTGATATTATAAAAACAGACGGCAAATATATTTACGCTGTTTCTGAAAACGAACTTTTCATTATTAACGCGTTTCCGGCTGATCAGTCAAAAATAATTTCTAAAATTAAATTTCAATCCAAACCGCAAAATATTTATATTAATGGAAACAGCTTGGCAGTTTATGGAAGAGACGATTTAATTTATAAAACAGATTTGTATAAAACATTGCGTCCGAACAGTAATTTTACTTTTTTCAAAGTTTTTGATCTAAGCGACAAAAAAAATCCAAAGCAAATTCGGGACTTAGATTTTGAAGGAACATTTTACAATTCAAGAATGGTTGGCGATTATGTTTATTTTATTACGCAACAGCCGGCAAGATATTACAAAAATATGCCAGAGCCGATAATTTTATCTAATGGCGAAGCAATACTCAGGGAAAAAATGATGGATATCTACTATATTAATATGCCGTATAGCTCTTACAATTTTACGCACATAGCCGCTATAAATATTAAAAATAACAGAGAAATAATAAATAGTGAATCATATCTTTTGTCTTATGGGCAAAATTTATATGTTTCGCAAAAAAATATTTACATCACTTACACAAAATATATTAGAGAGGAAACACTAATGGCAGATTCAGTAAAAGAGGTTATATTTCCAATGTTAGATTCTGACAGTAGACAAACAATTCAAGAAATAGAAGCAACTTCAGAACGAGTTTTAAGTTATGAAGAAAAGGCAAACAAGATATTAAATATCGTAGGAATGTATGTTAGTTTGCTTTCACAAGAAGAGCAAAACGCGATAGAAAAAAAAGTAAAACAAAAATTAACTGAAAAATATGAAGACATATCCAAAGAGCTTGAAAAAACAGTAATCCATAAAATTGGGATTAACAAAAATAAGTTAGAGTATAAAGCTGTTGGCGAGGTAA is drawn from Patescibacteria group bacterium and contains these coding sequences:
- a CDS encoding beta-propeller domain-containing protein; its protein translation is MAKKNIIEEEPLIKKHHLDIKIIVFAIIAIILCAIFYILALTPTNKKTVQISNNKNSNQAQNNKTNINNAADILADQSKIKKIKDYDELKDFLLSKETHYQGGNMIMEKSMMLRAPAGMGGEMLDSAMATEADSNDYSETNIQVEGVDEADIIKTDGKYIYAVSENELFIINAFPADQSKIISKIKFQSKPQNIYINGNSLAVYGRDDLIYKTDLYKTLRPNSNFTFFKVFDLSDKKNPKQIRDLDFEGTFYNSRMVGDYVYFITQQPARYYKNMPEPIILSNGEAILREKMMDIYYINMPYSSYNFTHIAAINIKNNREIINSESYLLSYGQNLYVSQKNIYITYTKYIREETLMADSVKEVIFPMLDSDSRQTIQEIEATSERVLSYEEKANKILNIVGMYVSLLSQEEQNAIEKKVKQKLTEKYEDISKELEKTVIHKIGINKNKLEYKAVGEVTGQVLNQFSMDENNGYFRIATTKNRTWSRLMDEGGSESYNNLYVLDKDLNIVGKIEDLAKGERIYSARFMQNRAYLVTFKQIDPLFVIDLKNPTNPRVLGKLKIPGFSNYLHPYDETTLIGLGKDSGNWNARLKLSLFDVSNVGDPKEIDTYIFENKRGNSIALNDHKAFLFSKEKNLLVIPINLGDSRILTDGIIEEKIMMPNPSSNEYFNGAAIFYIDEDGF